The Chloroflexota bacterium genomic interval TAAAACGGTTGCGCCCAGGAGTGAGTTAGTGTAAAGTTTCGGCGCTCAAACCTTTCTAGGGGGTGGCCTCTGCAGGACTTTGAATATCGAGCGCCGAAGACGCTCAACGAGGCGATCCAGCTCATGGCTGAAAAGGGAGCTAAGGCGCGCGCCCTCGCAGGCGGCACCGACCTCCTGGTCCAGCTTCGAGTGAAGCGCTACATCGTTGACCGCGTCGTT includes:
- a CDS encoding xanthine dehydrogenase family protein subunit M, whose amino-acid sequence is MQDFEYRAPKTLNEAIQLMAEKGAKARALAGGTDLLVQLRVKRYIVDRVV